The genomic interval TAACGAGCGGGCATGCCGTTCAGTAATTTGTTTTTGAAGAAGAGCATCTTGAACTTCTTGTGGAAGCTTAAGTAGTCGGAGCTTATTCGCAACTGTAGATTGCCCGATACCAAGTCTTTGAGCTAATGCTTCCTGGGTTAAACTATGTAATTCAATTAGCTTACCATAGGCAATAGCTTCTTCGATTGGTGTTAATTCTTCACGTTGTAAATTTTCAATTAAAGCAACGGAGGCTGTTTCAGCATCATTAAATTCTTTCACAATAACAGGGGCTTTTTCCCAGCCTAACTTCTTCATTGCACGGTAACGACGCTCACCAGCAATAATTTCAAACTTCCCTTGCTCATATTCTCTAACAACAATCGGTTGAATAATCCCATGTGTATGAATGGTTTGAGCTAGTTCAGCAATTTTCTCTTCATTAAAAACAGTTCTTGGTTGATAACGGTTAGGCACAATCTCAGAAATGGAAATTTCCCTGATGCCTTCTTGACTGCTAGGTGTCTCTATCTCTAGTTGTTCTTCCTTTTCACCAAATCCAAAGAACCGCGAAAAAGGATGCTTCATCTCCATACACCACCTTTTAAAACTCCCAATTAACATATTCTCTATTAACTTGACAAGTCCTGCATAAATTTGTCATTTCCCATTGACCTGTCTTAATAGCTAACAAAAATCGGGGCTTGTATTCGTTGAAATTTGCTAGTAATCCGCTTATTCAATCGGTTGTTTATTTGGTGTACCAGGCTTTCGAGGATATTTTTTTGGTGTATTTTTGACCTTTTTAACGATCACAATATTCCGATCACTATGTTCTTCTGGTAAAGAGAAGGAGTGAACTTCCTCGACTTTTCCACCAAGTGTAACAATCGCTTTCTTTCCAACCTCTATTTCTTCATTGGCACTTGCTGCTTTCATCGCAATGAAGGTTCCGTCCACTTTTGCAAGCGGTAAACAAAGTTCGCTTAAAACGGACATTCGAGCAACAGCGCGCGCCATCACGATATCGTACGTTTCCCTTTGCTCTGCTTTTTGGGCAAACGTTTCTGCACGATCATGATAGAATTTCACACCTGTTAGCTTTAAAGAACTGGCCAAATGGTCTAAAAAAGAAATACGTTTATTCAGTGAATCGACAATTGATACCTGAATATTAGGGAAACAAATCTTAAGTGGAATGCTCGGAAACCCTGCTCCAGCTCCTACGTCACAAAGATGATAAGGCTTGTTAAAATCAAAGTAAAAAGAAGCACTAATTGAATCATAAAAATGCTTTAAGTAGACTTCCTCTTTATCTGTGATAGCCGTTAAATTCATCTTTTCGTTCCATTCCACGAGCAATTTGTAATATGTTTCAAATTGCTCAAGCTGTTGTGTCGAAAGGGTAATCCCCTTCCCCTCTAATGCTTGCTGAAATTGTTCAATATTCATCTATTTATTCCATCCTTTATAGGAAAAGGGGCGGAACTCCGCACACTTTTTTGATTAACCTTGAGTTTGAGAACTACTTTATCAAACTTAAGGCTTTTATTCGTGCACGCTCCGTTCACGCCGCCTTTAATAATATTACTTTTGTTTCGACTATTGTGAAATACGGGCAATTTTACCTTGCTCTAAATACACAAGCAGAATAGAAACATCGGCTGGGTTTACTCCTGAGATACGAGAGGCCTGTGCGACAGAAAGCGGGCGAACTTGCTTCAATTTTTGACGAGCTTCTGTAGCTAAACTACCGATTGCATCATAATCAATATCTTCTGGAATTCTTTTGTTCTCCATTTTCTTCAGACGATCGACTTGTTGCAGGGATTTTGCAATATAGCCCTCATACTTAATTTGGATTTCC from Peribacillus asahii carries:
- the rsmG gene encoding 16S rRNA (guanine(527)-N(7))-methyltransferase RsmG — translated: MNIEQFQQALEGKGITLSTQQLEQFETYYKLLVEWNEKMNLTAITDKEEVYLKHFYDSISASFYFDFNKPYHLCDVGAGAGFPSIPLKICFPNIQVSIVDSLNKRISFLDHLASSLKLTGVKFYHDRAETFAQKAEQRETYDIVMARAVARMSVLSELCLPLAKVDGTFIAMKAASANEEIEVGKKAIVTLGGKVEEVHSFSLPEEHSDRNIVIVKKVKNTPKKYPRKPGTPNKQPIE
- the noc gene encoding nucleoid occlusion protein, with amino-acid sequence MKHPFSRFFGFGEKEEQLEIETPSSQEGIREISISEIVPNRYQPRTVFNEEKIAELAQTIHTHGIIQPIVVREYEQGKFEIIAGERRYRAMKKLGWEKAPVIVKEFNDAETASVALIENLQREELTPIEEAIAYGKLIELHSLTQEALAQRLGIGQSTVANKLRLLKLPQEVQDALLQKQITERHARSLIPLKNPMMQVKLLEEIIEKGLNVKQTEECVVKLLSNSDQKPKPKPKRKAFSKDMRIAVNTIRQSLNMVTDNGINVDTEEEDFDEYYQFTIKIPKKRP